The proteins below are encoded in one region of Syntrophotalea carbinolica DSM 2380:
- the purD gene encoding phosphoribosylamine--glycine ligase — MKVLVIGSGGREHAMVWKIAQSPLVEEVFCAPGNAGIAGQATCVSLKVDDIDGLLAFAQQKQIDLTVVGPELPLTLGVVDRFRAAGLTIFGATRDAAQIEGSKSFCKDLMAKYGVPTASYGTFTDCDEAVAFIKQQGAPIVVKADGLAAGKGVILADTVEQAVAAVESILCEGAFGSAGARVVIEEFLEGEEASFLAFTDGERIVPLASSQDHKAAYDGDTGPNTGGMGAYSPAPVVTPEIHDKIIEQVLKPTIAGMAAEGCAYSSILYAGLMIKDGELKVLEFNARFGDPETQPLLARLKSDIVPVLLACARGDLSGVELEWHDKAAVCVVMASGGYPGDYAKGHAIDGLDAAAGIEDLVVFHAGTTLQDDSIVTAGGRVLGVTGLGTTVAEAIERAYQGVKTINWKDVHYRSDIGRKALNR; from the coding sequence ATGAAAGTTCTGGTTATCGGCAGCGGCGGGCGTGAACATGCCATGGTCTGGAAGATCGCCCAATCCCCTCTGGTTGAGGAAGTTTTCTGCGCGCCTGGCAATGCCGGTATCGCCGGGCAGGCCACCTGTGTTTCCCTCAAGGTGGATGATATCGACGGGTTGCTCGCTTTTGCTCAACAAAAGCAGATCGACCTGACCGTTGTCGGTCCGGAGCTGCCTCTGACCCTGGGGGTGGTGGATCGGTTTCGCGCCGCCGGCCTGACCATCTTCGGCGCAACCCGTGATGCTGCCCAGATCGAGGGGAGCAAGAGTTTCTGCAAGGATCTGATGGCCAAATACGGCGTGCCGACAGCTTCTTACGGTACTTTTACCGATTGCGATGAGGCCGTGGCTTTCATTAAACAGCAGGGTGCTCCCATTGTGGTCAAAGCCGACGGTCTTGCCGCCGGCAAGGGGGTTATTCTGGCGGATACCGTGGAGCAGGCTGTTGCCGCGGTTGAGTCGATTCTGTGTGAGGGGGCGTTCGGCAGTGCCGGTGCCCGTGTGGTGATCGAAGAGTTTCTGGAGGGTGAGGAAGCATCCTTCCTGGCCTTTACCGATGGTGAGCGCATTGTGCCGTTGGCTTCATCCCAGGATCACAAAGCGGCCTACGACGGCGATACCGGGCCGAATACCGGCGGCATGGGGGCTTATTCGCCCGCGCCTGTGGTAACCCCGGAGATTCACGATAAAATCATCGAGCAGGTACTCAAACCGACCATTGCCGGGATGGCTGCAGAGGGCTGTGCGTATAGCAGTATTTTGTATGCCGGCCTGATGATCAAGGACGGCGAGCTGAAAGTGCTTGAGTTCAATGCCCGTTTCGGCGACCCCGAAACTCAACCGCTGCTGGCGCGTCTCAAGTCGGATATCGTTCCGGTGTTGCTGGCCTGTGCGCGCGGCGATCTGTCCGGTGTTGAACTCGAATGGCATGACAAGGCCGCGGTCTGCGTTGTTATGGCTTCAGGAGGCTATCCGGGCGATTATGCCAAGGGGCATGCCATCGATGGGCTTGATGCCGCAGCCGGCATCGAGGATTTGGTGGTATTTCACGCCGGTACAACATTGCAGGATGACAGCATTGTTACCGCCGGGGGGCGCGTA
- the purH gene encoding bifunctional phosphoribosylaminoimidazolecarboxamide formyltransferase/IMP cyclohydrolase, with protein sequence MAVIKRALISVSDKTGIVEFARELAGYGVEILSTGGTAALLRQEGLAVKDVSEYTGFPEMLDGRVKTLHPKVHGGLLGMRENPAHVAKMKEHGIEPIDMVVVNLYPFEATVAKPDCTLEDAIENIDIGGPTMLRSAAKNNRDVTVVVDHVDYDQVLAEMKGSGGAVSRGTNFKLAVKVYQHTAAYDGAISNWLGQRMGDELADFSDTLTVQFKKVQDMRYGENPHQKAAFYVERDVQEASISTSRQLQGKELSYNNIADTDAALECVKQFNEGPACVIVKHANPCGVALGSNLLEAYNRAFSTDSESAFGGIIAFNRELDGTTAQAIVERQFVEVIIAPAVSAEAIDVVATKKNVRLLECGYWPQEPGARYDFKRVNGGLLVQDADLLLSGDIKPVTKRVPTEEEMRDLLFTWRVAKFVKSNAIVYGKDGMTIGVGAGQMSRVNSARIAGIKAELAGLEVPGSVMASDAFFPFRDGLDNAAKAGIKAVIQPGGSIRDEEVIAAADEHGIAMVFTGMRHFRH encoded by the coding sequence ATGGCCGTCATCAAGCGTGCGCTGATCAGTGTTTCGGATAAAACCGGCATCGTCGAATTCGCCAGGGAACTGGCGGGTTACGGAGTGGAAATCCTCTCGACAGGCGGCACCGCTGCTTTGCTGCGGCAAGAAGGTCTGGCTGTGAAGGATGTCTCGGAATATACCGGTTTCCCCGAGATGCTCGATGGCCGGGTCAAAACGCTGCACCCCAAGGTGCACGGCGGCCTGCTCGGCATGCGTGAAAATCCCGCTCATGTGGCCAAGATGAAGGAGCACGGCATCGAACCGATCGACATGGTGGTGGTCAATCTCTACCCCTTCGAAGCGACGGTCGCCAAACCTGACTGTACGCTGGAAGATGCCATCGAAAATATCGATATCGGCGGGCCGACCATGCTGCGCAGTGCGGCCAAGAACAATCGCGACGTCACGGTGGTTGTCGATCACGTCGATTACGATCAGGTTCTGGCGGAAATGAAGGGCAGCGGCGGGGCGGTTTCACGCGGCACCAACTTTAAACTGGCGGTCAAGGTCTACCAGCATACCGCAGCCTACGACGGAGCCATTTCCAATTGGCTGGGGCAGCGCATGGGGGACGAACTGGCCGATTTCTCCGATACTTTGACTGTGCAGTTTAAAAAAGTACAGGATATGCGTTACGGAGAAAATCCCCACCAGAAGGCAGCCTTTTATGTCGAACGCGATGTGCAGGAGGCCAGTATCTCCACCTCCCGCCAGTTGCAGGGCAAGGAGTTGTCTTACAACAATATCGCCGATACCGATGCCGCCCTGGAATGCGTCAAGCAATTCAATGAGGGGCCGGCATGCGTTATCGTCAAGCATGCCAATCCCTGCGGCGTAGCCCTCGGAAGTAATCTGCTCGAAGCCTATAATCGGGCTTTTTCCACCGATTCCGAATCGGCATTCGGCGGCATCATCGCTTTTAACCGTGAATTGGACGGCACGACAGCCCAGGCCATCGTCGAGCGCCAGTTCGTCGAGGTCATCATTGCTCCCGCGGTATCCGCGGAAGCCATCGACGTTGTCGCCACCAAGAAAAACGTTCGCCTGCTCGAGTGTGGTTACTGGCCTCAGGAGCCTGGCGCCCGTTACGATTTCAAACGCGTCAACGGCGGTTTGCTGGTGCAGGATGCCGACCTGCTGCTGAGCGGTGACATCAAGCCTGTGACCAAGCGTGTGCCTACCGAAGAAGAAATGCGGGATCTGCTGTTTACCTGGCGTGTTGCCAAGTTCGTCAAATCCAACGCCATTGTTTACGGTAAGGACGGCATGACTATCGGTGTCGGTGCCGGACAGATGAGTCGTGTTAACTCTGCTCGCATTGCCGGCATTAAAGCCGAACTTGCCGGATTGGAAGTGCCGGGTTCGGTGATGGCATCCGATGCGTTCTTCCCGTTCCGTGACGGACTCGACAATGCCGCCAAGGCCGGCATCAAGGCGGTTATTCAGCCGGGCGGATCGATCCGGGACGAGGAAGTCATTGCTGCCGCCGATGAGCACGGCATCGCCATGGTGTTTACCGGGATGCGGCATTTCCGGCATTAA
- a CDS encoding ASKHA domain-containing protein — MSRSHCLLALDLGTTTLAGRVLDADGRVLAQERLLNPQVALGGDIMRRMEAALAGEDTHLQALLCDGLREIIDALLRQAGLRCADIGAAGAAGNPGMVYLLRRLPVRSILFPPHRPSRREAVYLSSEEVDLGLPVPLYLFPLVSGYVGGDLVAFLFAQHEVTENSFFLDAGTNGEMALYAGGQWRVTSVAAGPAFEGGDISCGMVAKAGAISDVRIVDDTLHLIVIGGGTPQGLCGSGLAAVLAAALDGGLVDRHGTIVDPLEVPTNLSRYIVQTPQGRALRLYRDAAADLLLTQQDVRHFQLAKAAVLAGIECLLQRAGLDAASVGPVTLTGAFGFSLSRQVLKRVALLPENMVDKVRFAEAGVLAGVGRLLCEAEGPARVDRLAARLHALPLSGTPAFEKAFIKAMDF, encoded by the coding sequence ATGTCCCGCAGCCACTGCCTGTTGGCTCTGGATCTTGGAACCACCACTCTGGCCGGGCGTGTGCTCGATGCCGATGGCAGAGTTCTGGCACAAGAGCGCCTGCTCAATCCCCAGGTGGCTTTGGGGGGCGATATCATGCGTCGGATGGAGGCTGCTCTGGCAGGCGAAGATACGCATCTGCAGGCTTTGCTGTGCGACGGGTTGCGCGAGATTATCGATGCGTTGCTGCGCCAGGCAGGGTTGCGCTGTGCCGATATCGGCGCGGCCGGCGCCGCCGGCAATCCTGGGATGGTTTATCTGCTTCGGCGTCTGCCGGTGAGATCCATTCTGTTTCCTCCCCATCGCCCTTCACGGCGCGAGGCTGTCTATCTGTCCTCCGAAGAAGTCGATCTGGGCTTACCTGTTCCTCTGTATCTTTTTCCCCTGGTCAGCGGTTATGTCGGCGGCGATCTCGTGGCCTTTCTCTTTGCTCAGCACGAGGTGACGGAAAACAGTTTTTTCCTCGATGCGGGTACCAACGGTGAAATGGCTTTGTATGCAGGAGGGCAATGGCGAGTAACCTCCGTGGCTGCCGGCCCGGCTTTTGAAGGCGGGGATATTTCCTGCGGCATGGTTGCAAAGGCTGGCGCTATCAGTGATGTCCGTATCGTCGACGATACCCTGCACCTGATTGTCATCGGAGGAGGAACACCGCAGGGCCTTTGCGGTAGCGGGCTGGCCGCGGTGCTGGCGGCAGCTCTTGATGGTGGGCTTGTCGATCGCCACGGAACGATCGTCGATCCTCTCGAGGTGCCCACCAATCTCTCCCGATATATTGTGCAGACGCCGCAAGGCAGGGCCCTGCGTCTTTATCGCGATGCGGCAGCCGATCTGCTGCTGACCCAGCAGGATGTGCGGCATTTCCAACTGGCCAAGGCCGCGGTGTTGGCCGGCATCGAATGTTTATTGCAACGCGCGGGTCTGGATGCCGCCTCCGTGGGGCCGGTAACGTTGACCGGCGCCTTTGGTTTTTCCTTGTCCCGACAGGTTTTGAAAAGGGTTGCCTTGCTCCCGGAAAACATGGTAGATAAGGTACGCTTTGCGGAGGCCGGTGTGCTGGCGGGAGTCGGACGGTTGCTGTGCGAAGCGGAGGGTCCCGCCAGAGTGGATCGACTGGCTGCGAGGCTGCATGCGTTGCCCCTGTCGGGAACCCCAGCCTTCGAGAAGGCTTTCATCAAAGCTATGGATTTCTAG
- the alr gene encoding alanine racemase, translating into MNDPRAHRPTRVEIDLEALKHNFYQAQRLAGPGQGVLAVVKADAYGHGAAHVAMALQGVGVEMFGVAIVEEGVALREAGVVCPILVLGGLYPGQEENLLRYGLVPTLFDMDVARRLDSCARAAGVVLPYHMKVDTGMSRVGFRPDDLPRVLEELGALSGLRMDGLFSHLAMADEPENTVNQKQLEIFRGCLDRVRQAGFAPRYVHLSNSAALLTREVPECNLSRPGILLYGALPSPAFAGRFDLKPVMSFRTRIAQIRKVPEGTGVSYGHRFVAERPTVLAVIPVGYADGYSRQLSNVGEMLVRGQRARVAGTVCMDWTMIDVTDIPDVAVGDEVTLLGCDNGQCITADEWAERIGTISYEVFCQFSKRVPRLTNDRR; encoded by the coding sequence ATGAATGATCCCCGGGCGCATCGCCCCACCCGCGTTGAAATCGATCTTGAGGCGCTAAAACATAACTTTTACCAGGCTCAACGGCTGGCAGGACCGGGGCAGGGTGTCCTGGCCGTGGTCAAGGCGGATGCCTACGGTCATGGCGCGGCGCATGTTGCCATGGCCTTGCAGGGTGTCGGGGTGGAGATGTTCGGCGTGGCCATTGTGGAGGAAGGCGTTGCCTTGCGCGAGGCGGGAGTCGTTTGTCCTATCCTGGTGCTTGGCGGCCTTTATCCCGGCCAGGAGGAAAATCTGCTGCGCTACGGTCTGGTGCCGACTCTTTTCGATATGGACGTCGCCCGGCGGCTGGACAGCTGTGCGCGGGCGGCCGGTGTGGTTCTGCCTTATCATATGAAGGTCGATACCGGTATGAGTCGCGTCGGTTTCCGGCCGGATGATCTGCCCCGGGTGCTGGAAGAACTGGGTGCGCTTTCGGGGTTGCGCATGGATGGACTGTTCTCCCATCTGGCTATGGCTGATGAGCCGGAAAATACGGTTAATCAGAAGCAGCTTGAGATCTTCCGGGGCTGCCTTGACCGAGTCAGGCAGGCCGGTTTTGCGCCGCGGTATGTGCACTTGAGCAACAGTGCCGCATTGTTGACGAGGGAAGTGCCCGAATGCAATTTGTCGCGCCCCGGTATCCTGCTTTACGGTGCTTTGCCCAGTCCGGCTTTTGCCGGGCGGTTCGATTTGAAGCCGGTGATGAGTTTTCGCACCCGTATTGCACAGATCCGCAAGGTGCCGGAAGGCACAGGGGTTTCTTATGGGCATCGTTTCGTGGCTGAACGCCCGACGGTACTGGCGGTTATTCCGGTGGGATATGCCGATGGCTACAGCCGACAGCTTTCCAATGTCGGCGAAATGTTGGTGCGCGGTCAGCGTGCCCGGGTCGCCGGGACGGTCTGTATGGACTGGACCATGATCGATGTGACGGATATCCCTGACGTGGCCGTTGGCGATGAGGTTACCCTGCTTGGTTGCGACAACGGTCAATGCATCACCGCTGATGAATGGGCCGAGCGCATCGGGACCATCAGTTACGAAGTGTTCTGCCAGTTCAGTAAGCGCGTGCCGCGCCTGACCAACGATCGCCGGTGA
- the thiD gene encoding bifunctional hydroxymethylpyrimidine kinase/phosphomethylpyrimidine kinase produces the protein MKNRHFRGLYLITDDSRGDQLQAKLVAALKGGTRIVQYRGKHLPEDVRHREARMVHSLCKQAGALFIVNDDPHLALACQADGVHLGQQDMHIAEARALLGPDKIIGTSNRTVEQAVNSQKAGADYVAAGSVYPTGSKQDAVHIGLDVLHDIRQAVDIPLVAIGGINRDNTSEVIHAGADAIALISAVMADPSPALAAREISLQFNRRAPVPHGRVLTVAGSDSGGGAGIQADLKTITLLGGYGMSVITALTAQNTCGVQNIYPVPASFVGEQLAAVLGDLQPEVVKTGMLLDAAIVRLVAQALKDHGLLAVVDPVMIAKGGASLLRDEATKVCREHLLPHTYLLTPNLPEAEQLTGLPVHTEADMEKAARRLQQLGARHVLLKGGHLEGEAVDLLLDGNTLHRLPAKRIDSRNTHGTGCTSSAAIAALLAGGHPLPQAVALAKEFITEAIRTAPDLGAGHGPVNHFAAAKYLMNTIEGL, from the coding sequence ATGAAAAACAGACATTTTCGGGGTCTTTACCTGATTACCGATGATTCGCGGGGCGACCAGCTGCAAGCCAAACTTGTCGCCGCTCTCAAAGGCGGAACGCGCATTGTACAGTACCGAGGCAAACATCTCCCGGAGGATGTGCGACACCGTGAGGCACGCATGGTCCATAGCCTGTGCAAACAGGCCGGTGCCCTGTTCATCGTCAACGATGACCCGCATCTGGCCCTTGCCTGTCAGGCCGACGGCGTGCACCTGGGCCAGCAGGACATGCACATTGCCGAGGCCCGCGCCCTGCTTGGCCCGGATAAAATCATCGGCACCTCCAACCGCACCGTCGAACAGGCTGTCAACTCGCAAAAGGCCGGTGCTGACTACGTTGCCGCCGGCAGCGTTTACCCCACCGGCAGCAAACAGGATGCCGTGCATATCGGACTCGATGTCTTGCATGATATCCGTCAGGCCGTGGACATCCCTCTGGTGGCCATCGGGGGCATCAACCGGGACAATACCTCGGAGGTCATCCATGCCGGGGCCGATGCCATTGCCCTGATTTCCGCGGTCATGGCCGACCCCAGCCCGGCACTGGCTGCGCGGGAAATTTCTCTACAATTCAATCGCCGCGCCCCAGTACCTCACGGCCGAGTGCTGACCGTAGCCGGTTCAGACAGCGGCGGCGGGGCCGGCATTCAGGCCGACCTCAAAACCATCACGCTGCTGGGCGGCTACGGCATGAGCGTCATCACTGCCCTGACCGCACAAAACACCTGTGGCGTGCAAAACATCTACCCGGTCCCTGCCAGCTTTGTCGGCGAACAGTTGGCGGCAGTGCTTGGCGATCTCCAACCGGAAGTGGTCAAGACCGGCATGCTGCTCGATGCGGCCATCGTCCGGCTGGTTGCCCAGGCCCTCAAAGACCACGGTCTGCTGGCAGTAGTCGATCCGGTCATGATCGCCAAGGGCGGCGCCTCGTTGCTGCGCGACGAAGCCACCAAGGTTTGTCGAGAGCATCTGCTTCCGCACACCTATCTGCTCACCCCCAACCTGCCGGAAGCCGAACAACTGACCGGCCTGCCCGTCCACACCGAGGCCGATATGGAAAAGGCGGCCCGGCGCCTGCAGCAACTCGGTGCGCGCCACGTGTTACTCAAGGGCGGACACCTCGAGGGCGAAGCCGTCGATCTGCTACTGGATGGCAATACCCTGCATCGACTGCCGGCGAAACGTATCGACAGTCGCAACACCCACGGCACCGGCTGCACCAGCTCCGCAGCCATTGCCGCTTTGCTGGCCGGCGGCCACCCCCTGCCCCAGGCGGTAGCCCTGGCCAAGGAATTCATTACCGAAGCGATTCGCACCGCTCCCGACCTTGGAGCCGGCCACGGACCGGTCAATCACTTCGCCGCGGCCAAATACCTGATGAACACAATCGAAGGACTGTAA
- the thiC gene encoding phosphomethylpyrimidine synthase ThiC, protein MTQLEMARQGIVSDKMKQAAADAGIDAEILRQRIAEGTAIVCHNNMHANGRPLAVGKGLPTRVNANIGTSKDDTSIDNELEKARVAVAAGADAIMDLSTGGPIDEIRRAIIAETQACIGSVPLYQAACDTVVKKGKAIVDMTADEIFDGIKKHLDDGVDFITVHCGVTLSTVERMDNEGRIMDVVSRGGSFTVAWMTHNNAENPLYEQYDRLLELVKPYDATLSLGDGFRPGCLADATDRAQIHELIILGELTQRAWDAGIQVMIEGPGHVPLNQIEANIQLQKSLCHGAPFYVLGPLVTDIAPGYDHITCAIGGAVAAGAGADFLCYVTPSEHLCLPNVQDVHDGVMATRIAAHAADIVKGLPGAMEKDIAMSKARKGLDWETQYCLAIDPELARKRRGESGVDEEHGACTMCGEFCAYKVMDERKPKQ, encoded by the coding sequence ATGACCCAGCTCGAAATGGCCCGCCAGGGCATCGTCTCCGACAAAATGAAGCAAGCCGCCGCCGATGCCGGCATCGATGCCGAGATCCTGCGGCAACGCATTGCCGAAGGCACCGCCATCGTCTGTCACAACAATATGCACGCCAATGGCCGCCCCCTGGCCGTGGGCAAGGGCTTGCCGACAAGAGTCAATGCCAACATCGGCACAAGCAAGGACGACACCAGCATCGACAACGAACTGGAAAAAGCCCGCGTAGCGGTCGCTGCCGGAGCCGACGCCATCATGGATCTGTCCACCGGCGGCCCCATCGATGAAATCCGCCGCGCCATCATCGCCGAAACCCAAGCCTGTATCGGCAGCGTGCCTCTTTACCAGGCTGCCTGCGACACGGTGGTAAAGAAAGGCAAAGCCATTGTTGACATGACCGCCGACGAAATTTTCGACGGCATTAAAAAACATCTCGACGACGGCGTCGACTTCATCACCGTGCACTGTGGAGTAACCCTCAGCACCGTTGAGCGCATGGACAACGAAGGACGCATCATGGATGTCGTCTCCCGCGGCGGTTCCTTCACCGTCGCCTGGATGACCCACAACAATGCGGAAAACCCGCTGTATGAGCAATACGATCGCCTGCTGGAGTTAGTCAAGCCCTACGATGCCACCCTCTCTCTGGGCGACGGGTTCCGTCCCGGCTGCCTGGCCGATGCCACCGATCGCGCCCAGATCCACGAGCTGATCATCCTCGGCGAACTGACCCAGCGCGCCTGGGACGCCGGCATTCAGGTCATGATCGAAGGACCGGGGCATGTCCCTCTGAACCAGATCGAAGCCAACATCCAGCTGCAGAAAAGTCTCTGCCACGGAGCCCCTTTTTACGTACTCGGCCCGCTGGTCACGGACATCGCTCCTGGCTATGACCACATCACCTGTGCCATCGGCGGCGCCGTAGCTGCCGGCGCAGGCGCCGACTTCCTCTGCTATGTCACTCCCAGTGAGCACCTGTGCCTGCCCAATGTCCAGGACGTGCACGATGGGGTCATGGCAACCCGCATCGCCGCCCACGCCGCCGATATCGTCAAAGGCCTGCCCGGAGCCATGGAAAAGGACATCGCCATGAGCAAGGCGCGCAAAGGCCTCGACTGGGAGACCCAGTACTGCCTGGCCATCGACCCTGAGCTGGCCCGCAAGCGGCGGGGCGAATCCGGGGTGGACGAGGAACACGGCGCCTGCACCATGTGCGGCGAATTCTGCGCCTACAAGGTCATGGATGAGCGTAAGCCGAAACAATAA
- a CDS encoding diadenylate cyclase, whose protein sequence is MPKSAFSAIENSLSSFLGGAKVMLAELEEGESTPSSEGQREIVSRLEIDEVAYFFRARRKELAFTSTEKAFIIELLTAFEGLFAGFSAKGYDAHFRTALLTSLTDIAVARYIRGDRKGVFWPTQSLIQLLKNLSYQRYERSPATTGFLVYRTQLDDFLESLEKTRYDWLDLGSDRRRISGDFFRNPLSYRFVDGYRALFICDIRMNVKGTIRTSAPGPSDNIEQLSNRETVSLLSRAGAGAFAVYVNKASEVEVVLDSDKLLLWRKGYWGIYDPDIMHEFLAGKLEKRSIDYLVWSIYALSKARHGTVVLVAEDQTSFESLRKGSVGGRDPLSRALIRHVRGTKIGTLKRSGELSRILSSDGMTVINRKGELLDTGVIIDTSRVSDLVTGGGRTTAATAASYLGPVVKVSEDGPVELYRDGRSVYRFG, encoded by the coding sequence ATGCCAAAATCAGCTTTCAGTGCCATTGAAAACAGTTTGAGTTCCTTTCTCGGCGGTGCCAAAGTCATGCTTGCCGAGCTCGAAGAAGGCGAATCGACACCGTCCTCGGAAGGTCAACGAGAGATCGTTTCCCGACTGGAGATCGACGAGGTTGCTTATTTTTTTCGTGCGCGTCGTAAGGAACTGGCTTTTACCTCCACGGAGAAGGCCTTTATCATCGAATTGCTTACGGCATTTGAAGGCTTGTTTGCCGGATTTTCGGCCAAAGGTTACGATGCCCATTTTCGAACCGCTTTGCTGACCTCGCTTACCGATATCGCCGTGGCCCGTTATATTCGCGGTGATCGCAAAGGGGTCTTCTGGCCGACTCAGAGTTTGATCCAGCTGCTCAAAAATCTTTCCTATCAACGTTATGAGAGGTCGCCGGCCACCACCGGTTTTCTCGTCTACCGGACCCAGCTTGACGATTTTCTTGAATCCCTCGAGAAAACCCGCTACGACTGGCTCGATCTCGGCAGTGACCGTCGACGTATCTCCGGCGATTTTTTTCGCAATCCTCTCTCGTATCGTTTTGTTGATGGCTATCGAGCGTTGTTCATCTGCGATATTCGCATGAACGTCAAGGGGACGATCCGAACCAGTGCCCCCGGCCCGAGCGATAACATTGAGCAGCTGTCGAACCGGGAAACCGTCTCGCTTCTGTCCCGGGCCGGCGCAGGCGCTTTTGCTGTTTACGTCAACAAGGCTTCGGAGGTCGAAGTCGTTCTGGACAGCGACAAATTGCTTCTTTGGCGCAAAGGCTACTGGGGTATTTATGATCCGGATATCATGCATGAGTTTCTAGCCGGCAAGCTGGAAAAACGTTCCATCGACTATCTGGTATGGTCGATTTACGCCCTCTCCAAAGCTCGCCACGGTACGGTGGTTCTAGTTGCTGAAGACCAGACCAGTTTTGAGTCGCTGCGCAAGGGCTCCGTAGGCGGTCGGGATCCGCTCAGCCGCGCTTTGATCCGGCATGTACGCGGCACAAAAATCGGTACACTGAAGCGTTCCGGTGAGCTTAGCCGAATCCTTTCCTCGGACGGTATGACGGTCATCAACCGCAAGGGCGAGCTGCTCGATACCGGTGTGATTATCGATACCTCCCGAGTCAGCGATCTGGTCACCGGTGGTGGGCGTACCACCGCCGCCACCGCTGCTTCTTATCTGGGCCCGGTGGTCAAGGTCTCCGAGGATGGACCGGTCGAGCTTTATCGGGATGGACGCAGTGTTTATCGCTTCGGGTGA
- a CDS encoding GntR family transcriptional regulator, which produces MLNPDSPIPLYHQLAERLGEQIRNGELAPGQRIPSEPQLVAQYGIGRPTVRQALDSLVRQGLLCRRRGSGTYVSEPAREIDLFSLDGTAAAFHKKGLAAQTRIREAIRLQPIEDTPDNPFSGRTAYYFSRLTCLDNAPVLLEDLYLHPQMFAGIEDLDLAGRSLSGIAAEHFMLRPQGGKQSFRIGYPDAARARCLDVTTTTPLLQVERRLDFAAGRDGFFSRLFCRTDHIVFSQHMGASDHG; this is translated from the coding sequence ATGCTCAATCCCGATTCCCCCATTCCGCTGTACCACCAACTGGCCGAACGGCTCGGCGAACAGATCCGCAACGGCGAACTGGCGCCGGGCCAGCGTATCCCTTCGGAGCCGCAATTGGTGGCTCAATACGGCATCGGGCGCCCTACGGTGCGTCAGGCGCTCGACTCCCTGGTGCGGCAGGGGCTGCTGTGCCGGCGGCGCGGTTCGGGGACCTACGTCAGCGAACCGGCACGGGAAATCGACCTTTTCTCCCTCGACGGCACTGCGGCGGCATTTCATAAAAAAGGCCTGGCGGCACAGACCCGCATCCGCGAAGCGATCCGCTTGCAACCGATCGAAGATACGCCTGACAACCCCTTCAGCGGCCGAACGGCTTACTATTTTTCGCGCCTGACCTGTCTCGACAACGCCCCCGTATTGCTCGAAGATCTCTATCTGCATCCGCAGATGTTCGCGGGGATCGAAGACCTGGACCTGGCCGGCCGTTCCCTGTCCGGCATCGCCGCGGAGCATTTCATGCTGCGCCCGCAGGGGGGCAAGCAGAGCTTCCGCATCGGTTACCCCGACGCGGCGCGGGCCCGCTGCCTCGACGTCACCACCACCACGCCACTATTGCAGGTCGAACGGCGCCTCGATTTCGCCGCCGGCCGTGACGGATTTTTCTCGCGGCTGTTCTGCCGCACCGATCATATCGTCTTCTCACAACACATGGGAGCATCCGACCATGGATAA